The window CCATCTTGTTGATTCCAACAATGAGCTGCTTCACACCCAGAGTATAAGCCAGCAGGGCGTGCTCACGGGTCTGTCCATTCTTAGAGATACCAGCCTCAAACTCACCAGTTCCAGCAGCAACAATTAGGACAGCACAGTCAGCCTACAAAGTGTGAAATGATTTTAGATTTTTGCatatttgaatgattttttttaatttgtttttttcaagaataCAAAGTACAGTGAAATTAAGTGGGTAGTTATAGATCTTGGGGATGATTCAAACCCAGTATTTGGCATGCACATGCATTTGCCATTTGAGTTTTGTTAAAActcaatgcaaaaaaattatCAAGTGACTTCTTAGGACTTCTTACAACATTGTTCATAGGATGATAATCATAGAAAACCATTGAAATATCTCATACCTAACCATGGTGATAGTATAAATGAAAAACTTACACCTTGACCTGAATGTGATTAGACAGTGGAAAAAGATATAAAGGTTTGCCTTTACCTGAGAGGTACCAGTGATCATGTTCTTGATGAAGTCTCTGTGTCCAGGGGCATCAATGACAGTTATGTAGTACTTGGTGGTCTCAAACTTCCACAGAGCAATGTCAATGGTGATACCACGCTCACGCTCTGCCTTCAGTTTGTCCAGAACCCAGGCGTACTTGAAGGAACCCTTGCCCATCTTTGGAGGGCAAAATAGCAAgaaagagagaataaaaagaCATGTGAATCAGTGATTACAGTTgagcaaaacacatttttattattaagctaaaaatatttgcatcatgtagattttatttttacaattgtATACTGTAATTTCTTCTTTGACATAGTGCTGAAGACTGCAATTTACTTTTGCTCCagaatgtgaaaaatgttgCACATTTCTGAATTGATGAGTTCGCCTGGTGTGTCTTAAATATTGTAATATCCAGCTACCTTGAAGGCTGctgaaaatatttcagtttcatgttttaagttctttatTAAGCAAGTATTCAACATATGAtatgaacaaaataataaattcactAACTGATCTCGGTTCTACACCTTTTCTTGTTAAATTAACTTTTATAAGATAAGATCATGTGACTtgaataaaaatagattttaagaCTTAGACAGTATGTTGTGTAACGACTTTGAGAAGGACCATAGATACATTCCACCAATAGGTGGCACTAGTGACCAAATCAGTAACGTTGGCGCGCGTACATCCGGCACACCTGTGCTCCACACCTGTATTACCTGTAACGCCACGTTGTAGGCCTCATTGTGTTAAGTTAAATGcataaaataattgtttaaattgATGCCTTTCTTCCCAAACCAACCTCAGCGGCTTCCTTCTCAAACTTCTCGATGGCTCTTTTGTCGATTCCTCCACACTTGTAGATCAGGTGGCCGGTGGTCGTGGACTTGCCAGAGTCCACGTGGCCAATGACCACGATGTTGATGTGGATCTTCTCCTTTGGCATTTTGATACACTGGATATACACAACACTTGCCATGAAAACCTTATTTTTCACTATGCTagtaaaaaatgaaactttttaaaaatttaattaaaggtTTACCCTAAGTAAAAATATGAATGagcattaaatttaaaatgcttgaaaaaaacattatctATCAGTAGACGATACAAATTTTTGCCAACATAACGACAATGTTAAAACTATTATAATCTCGctagaaaagcagaaaataattCACCCTATACAATGGAATCCATGATGGACACTAACACGTGATTACAAACCAAAGTTGTAATCAAAACCATTTGATAATGGTGGCATGAAATGAACTGAATTTCctgtagaaacattttttttaaaaacagcaatGTGTTCACATATAAAATGAAGCGTAGTGAAATTTACTATCTCACCTGCTTTAAGAGCTGTAGAGGTGCTGGTGGGTCGACGTCTCCTGATCTACGTGTAACCTCAGTGGTATTTGGCTAAAAGTACTGTAGAACAACGCGTTTGCCTCCTCCTACTTCACGTCTTGTCTGAACAGGATTCGGTGCCTCCAGCTCTAATGCGTGTTTGTTGCACAACTCCACCCATGAAAGGTAACAGAATCCTGTCGGGTTACATGAATACGTAAACGTCTACTTGGTCAACCAGTTTTTTAAGTTTTCAAAGGACACCCTTCTATCAGCTAACTCGCCGTATATTTTGTACCTAGACTTAATCCTTGTTAACACACATCAATATGAAAAGTGTCATTAAATTATTGAAAGGAAATGAGAAACGATCTGAAATTGAGAAATCATTTATGTTTTTGCACTTCATTGCCATGAGACATATTGTGCTCCGTTGGTGTATTTTAGCTTTTGGGCAAATAAATGCTTGTaatgaaacacaactgaaacattttcatttgacgGTGAATAAGGTATTTATTGTTTTGGTTTCAACTTAGTAGTTTCCTCTAAAAGGCAGAAGCCTTCCTTTCCTGCGGAAGCTTTTTCGATGGGTTTTAATCAGCATAAGCCAGTCTTTGAGTAGACAGCTCTGCCTCAGAGAAGATGGCGTCGGGTGGTGGGGGAGGGACGGGGCCCGCTGCTGCTGAGACATAACTTCTTGTTGGTCGTCCTGCACGAGTATTCATTTCTTCTTGTCGGCCTTTTGTGCCGACTTGGTGACCTTTCCGCCGGACGGCGCCTTTTTCTCTACCGACTTGATGACACCGACAGCCACCGTCTGTCTCATGTCTCGTACAGCAAAGCGACCTGGGAATAAGcgatagaaaagaaaagagaaacagaagaaTGTCAAACCatgaattttgtctgcttttaagGTGCAAGTAGCGAGCAAGTGAACATCAATGACTCAACAATCATactgtaacagaaaaaaaacccactgaggTGGAGACATCGCTGATGTTATACATTATCGCTGTGGTTATGTCTGCCATGAAAGAGTATATAAAGCCTAACAAATATGCCTACagataaaatgattttaaactTACCGAGTGGTGGATACTGGGAGAAGCTCTCAACACACATAGGTTTCCCAGGCACCATGGTGATGATGGCAGCATCTCCAGATTTGAGAGCCTTGGGATTATCCTCGAGCTTCTTGCCGGAGCGACGGTCAATCTTCTCCTTGAGCTCGCTGAATTTGCAGGCGATGTGAGCTGTGTGGCAATCCAGCACAGGAGCGTAACCCTGGGAGATCTGACCGGGGTGGTTGAGGATGATGACCTGTGGAGGGAGAGACGTGGATGGAGGTAAAACTACAACATCTACGGTTTTTTTGTAAGAATATGGGCTAGTTGCTGCTGGATAAGAAAAAATTAAGTTGTTCAACCAGATATTTGGGATGAGAATTCATGATAACATCAAACGATTGTTTCTGACGTCAAGAATAAATTTTCACTAGCAagtacaaaacaaataaaatatgtgtgAGGAAAGCAGTCAGTTTTTAAAGAAACACTAATCTACTAAAACTTCAGTTGTACACAGACTGTAGATTGTTggaatttacagtatatttacaactaatggttctttttttaatttctagtTCTGACTGCTTTCCCCTTCCTGGCTGCTGCCATATTAAAATGGAAAACTTGTACAATGGTATAAGTCACACGGGAACTTTTAGAATCTTGACATTATTGCTCGTGATTTCGGATTAAGTTTCTTCTGGAAGGAAAGGCGAAAATTCACGAGGAAAAATTGCTATTTGATGAAGGAGAAATGGTCTGAAAGTCTAAAGTACATAAACTACATGCTCACCTGAGCAGTGAAGTTGTCAGATGCCAGCGGAGGATCGTTCTTGCTGTCGCCGGCTACGTTTCCACGACGGATCTCCTTGACAGACACGTTCTTGATATTGAAGCCGACGTTGTCACCAGGCAGCGCTTCGGACAGAGACTCGTGGTGCATCTCCACGGACTTGACTTCAGTGGTCAGATTGGGGGGAGCAAAGGTAACAACCATACCAGGTTTCAGAAGGCCAGTCTCCACACGGCCGACAGGGACAGTTCCAATTCCTGAGAGACAAATAACGAAATGCGGTTTAGTTGGATCTCAAATCGACttcaaaacaagaataaatCCAAGAAATTTTGATAgactttgcgtgtgtgtgtatgtgtcatttCAGACAAAGACCTTCATGAAGGCCTGTAGGCATTAAAAACTGGAGGAAAGTGGGCTCAAAGACATCTTGTCAGgtttttctgtcatcttttcaGCTGGGGCATTTCTTTGAAATTTTCTAAACAGTCTCTgaacaaataatgtaaatctTCATAAAGCTACACGTCACCAACATGCACATAGTTGCAACTTTGGTCAGGTATACCTGTCGTTGTTAGCCTTGTCAGAACTTGTTTTATGAACTGGTGCGTCTCTTGTAATCTGCCCTTGAGCAGTTTTTCGTTGGGCTGGGTCTTTGCTGGGTGTGACTCATAAATCGCTCCTCCAGTTTCACTAAAAGCTGCTGTTCCTGTTGTTGGTGTCTCTTTCAGGATATCAAGTAAGCAAGTGTTCCTCCGtggatttattattttgtaactGTGCTTTGGTTTAAAGTCTCCTATATGTGTTCATCTACATTTGCAGCAACTCCTTCGAAACAGGGATGACGACTGGCATTGCATTTCATCTGACAGGTGAATTAATCTATTTTCTGACTTAATATGTGACATCGCAGGCTTTTGCCGTTTGTTACAAGTAATGACATATTATACAGACTTTGTTATGATTGTTgttaacacacactaacacacattaagAGTTGATTGTCATTTGGTGGTCCGGGAGCAGCTGCATGACAGCTCAGCTGAGGTTAGCTAGAGAACACAGCTACGAAAGACGAGGAGTCCAGTCTGTTAGTCACAGActgtctctgctgtgtttgaaatgtttgagCCTCACACCAAAATATGTGATCACCGAGAACAAGAGGGAGGCTATAACtcgtttaaaaaaatattaagctGTCCAACAAGCATAAACAGATGGACTGTCAAGACTTAATTTAATTCCTGTATGCTTGCTTGTCCTACATAAAGCTTTACTATGTATATTCCTAGACTACAGAGGGAGTGATGATTTTTTGTGATGCTTTCCTTGCACAAATCTGACGatgttcataaaaatgaaagtcCGCTCATTCTCAGTGTTCTCAGTGGTTTATTAACCTGTTGGTCCTTTCTGTTACGTTCACCTGACGCTGAACTGGTGCTCTGTTGTGAGTTTCCTGTGCAGTCGGGCAGGAGCTTGTTAAAATGTCTGCAGACTAGCAGCACATCCGTTTGTAGAGTAGTGACTTGTTTACTTCATGTAATGCTTTATAAAGCGATATGACCTGATAATCCTTACCGCCAATCTTATAGACATCCTGCAGGGGCAGGCGCAGGGGCTTGTCAGTGGGCCGGGATGGGGGCAGGATGGAATCTAGCGCCTCCAGCAGTGTAACTCCAGAGGCAGCGCCTTCCTTGCGCTCAATCTTCCATCCTTTGAACCAAGACATCTGAAATGGACAATATAGATTGAAGCAAAGTCATAGGACAAGAAAAGAGGGGAGAGAAACTTTTGTTGACTTCAGCATGTGATGTCTCACACCTTGTCGCTGGCCTCCAGCATGTTGTCTCCGTGCCACCCAGAAATGGGGACAAAGGCAACCGTGGCAGGGTTGTAGCCAATCTTCTTGATGTAGGCACTCACTTCCTTTGTTATCTCCTCAAAACGCTTCTGGCTATAAGGGGGCTCAGTGGAGTCCATCTTGTTGACTCCAACAATGAGCTGCTTCACACCCAGAGTATAAGCCAGCAGGGCGTGCTCACGGGTCTGTCCGTTCTTAGAGATACCAGCCTCAAACTCACCAACTCCAGCAGCAACGATCAGGACAGCGCAGTCAGCCTACAcagtgagaacacacactttaacacaACAAACATCAAGATCAGTGATCAGAGGAGAGCTTAAAGGTTTGCCCTTACCTGAGAGGTACCAGTGATCATGTTCTTGATGAAGTCTCTGTGTCCAGGGGCATCAATGATGGTCACGTAGTACTTGGAGGTCTCAAACTTCCACAGAGCGATGTCAATGGTGATACCACGCTCACGCTCTGCCTTCAGTTTGTCCAGAACCCAGGCGTACTTGAAGGAGCCCTTGCCCATCTGTGGAGGTCAGGCAAGCATAATTTAAAACAGTACAAAGTCATGGCTCTCCTACAAATATCCTCTGAAAGTTTCTTCACAATAGACAGATTAGATAAAATTCAAGTTAATTATAACTGGACTTGGAACAGATTTAATCTAATTTTTGGACATCACTAAGAAAACTCTAACTGTGTGTCCTCCTGGACTCTTGTCCACAGCTACACGGTTAACATGGCTATGAGAGAAATATCCCAGACTGCTTCATCCTTTAACATAAACGTCTGATAGCAAAAtgatcaaaacattttcatgacatgaaataatgaaattgaTGCATGATGATGATTAAATCTAAAGACTGTGCTGTCCAAAAATGTTGGACAAGgaggtaatattttctttttttacttttaatttgtaAGATATAAGGACTCCTTTTAACGTTATGAACATTTTGTAGAGGTTAAGGTTTCATCCGAGGAACAAGCCGATGGTATTTGGTGGGGGTCTGGAAAAGGAACTGGATCCAGAATCATTTAAAGGATTCTTTATCATTGTAATAAAATCCACATCCCAAGAATCTTAGACAATTTACAAGTTAGTGCTGAATGTTTAATTTTACAGGGCTAATGGAAAATTCTTCAGAACTTTCTGACCTTCAGCCTGAAGAAACCTGATATTTTTGGAACACTGTTAGTCTTTGGGAGCTTAAAAACCGACAATGACACCAAGATATTTTAGATCTTCATAGGTTTTCATATTAGTGGGACAATTGGTTTTAGTTCATGGGGAACCTGGGCTGCTTTATTGGATGTTTGTGTTCTGGGTGTGGTCTAGTTTTAAACTAAAgagttttttatatttcttactCAGctattttctgtgtaaatatgaATGATGGTTGCATGTCAAGTGTGATATTTTAGGCCTTGAGATATTGAAACAGATGACTGTTTCATGTACAGGATTGGAATCCAACCTGACTTGAATGAGCCTAACTAATCAATAAGGTTTGGCGGTTCCATAAAGATCAAAGAGATTATTTGTGAACAAGTTTAGTGAGTTCTAAGTGATGGTGAGTTCATTCTATTGTTTAGAAACTCGAGAGCCAAAGGCAGTCTAGGATGAGCTGTGTTTGTTATAAACCGTAGAGCTGTCTGTTGCACGTTTATTAAGTATACAAACAAAATCTTGACCGACTGAAGACAACTGaaacagaaattaaatattAGTGGACATATGATGTCTTACATACCTCTAGTTTAATTTAACACATACATTGGTCTACTTGTGTAATTGTATTGATCAGTCATTTCATTGCACATTATTTCCCTGAAGCTTTACTTTTCTGACTAATTGAGGTTGAAAAGAGTCCGTTAATAGGTAATGAAATCCTGTCTTCTCTCAGGTCAGTGTGTCGGAGCTTTGGTTTAACGACAAACAGTCAGATAATCAACCTGCTGTGGATCAGAGCAGATTGCCACCGTAAGACTCCATAAACCCTCAGGTTCAACGTGTCTTGACTGGACCTCAACCAGTGGAACCAAACCAGGCTGTTCAGAATAATTAAAACAGGCTGTTTAGAATAATTGAAAAATGTTGTTCATAATAATTAAACCAGgcttttcagaataaataaaccAGGCTGTTTTGAAGAAATAATCCAGGCTGCTCAGATTAAACAATCCAGGCTATTTGGAATAAGGGAATCAGGCCCACGTGTTAAACTGAGCCTCATACTGTGGACCTGAGTAATTCTGACAGGACACGTTTCTCACCAGTAGGTGACGGTTTAAACCCAGAAATCAGAGCTCAGATAACGTCCAGGACTGAACTCTGCTGCTGACGTCAGCGTCTCACGTGACTTTAGGACCAACCTCAGCGGCTTCCTTCTCGAACTTCTCGATGGTTCTCTTGTCGATTCCTCCACACTTGTAGATCAGGTGGCCGGTGGTCGTGGACTTGCCAGAGTCCACGTGGCCAATGACCACGATGTTGATGTGGATCTTCTCCTTTCCCATGTTGATTTACTGGGCATAAACAACAATTTACGTTACTTAATAAACATCTCAGATTGACGTTATGAGCAAACCGGGCTACCAATGACGTCAATAGTTCTGAGTTCATGTCGGCCTTTAAGTATAACAGAGCCTAAACACCACGATTCAACATTTAAATGGCGGGCTCCGGCCGTGCTGCTGATTCACCCCCAGGCCACTCAGTGACACGTGGTACGTTGGTTTTATTTCGGTGACCAACGCGGAACGCTCACACACTGGCGGCAGTTAAAAGTTTCTCTTTTCGTTTTCCTTCCAGCCAAATTCGATGTTGCAACACGAGACCGGAAGAAGTGAAAGTCGTGGCCGCCGCCACGCGCGGCAGCGCCGGCCGGCCGGCCTCCATGTTGCAGCGAGGAGCCGCCATGTTACCAAGCGGGATGCGCGCCCCCGCGCCGCAGAGAAGCCTCAGGGCGGAGATGCGCGTTCACGACGGCAGAGACAGACTGAGGTGGATTTAACCCCGTTCTTCAAGGTAAAGtctaataatatatatatatacaacctACTGGATGTTAAGGTAATAAGAAACGTGCTTCATTCACGTCACtttgagaatttatttttttcccactttttaCCGATTAACAGGCATCAGAATAATTTAAGAAAACATGCTGTGAAAGCTGGAAGAAAGTTCTGATTACCGcctttaaaaaaacccatttatTAAGGCCAGCCATTGAATCCAAACTACTACCCCAGCTACATCAACtccttcaaacacacaaattcaaatatttttaccaACCTGTGCCCAGCAACAAACTTAACGTCCCTTTGATTTGGACCAGAGGAAAAAAGGACAGAACGTGATCTGTCCAGAGTATATATACGGAACCAGAGATGAGGGAGGGCTGGAAATGCTTTTCTTGCTGCCAGACTAAAATAAGAGGTGCCATTGGCTGGGACGACATAACTTCTATGACAAGTGAGCACAGGACACCATAGCATGGGTAAGAACAGCTGCCCTGGTCTCTGGTCTGACAGCTAAAGACCCCACACCAACTGCAACAGGAAAGGATCAGAACAAgccttattttccattttttcaaagacattttattaattacCAGCAGCTTTCTTTCCAATTAAATGTGGCATTTAAACATGTCGATGCAGTTCTAAACCATTTTCCAACTTAAATCTCAACTGGGAAAAAGTACTGTCATGCGAGTCAGGTGAAGTAACAATGCCACGTTGTTCTTTTTCCTGCGAAAACTTTTGCGATGGGTTTTAATCAACATAAGCCAGTCCATGAGTACAGAACTCTGCCTCAGAGATGACGATTCGGGATGGGTGTAAGGGGTGGCCCGCTGCTGCCGGCACGCATCTCGTTGCTTGATGCCACGCACGtccattcattttttcttctggGCCTTTTCTGCAGCCTTGGTCATTTTTCCACTGACTTCCTTGAACTCTACAGCCTTGATGACACCAACAGCCACAGTCTGCCTCATGTCACGGACTGCAAAACGACctggaataaaaacaagaaaaagatggGGGGTGAGTAGGTCGGTCAACTGCTCTTACATTTGCTGCAAATTAACAATTTCTCAAGTAGTGCATTTAATTTTGTTCCAAACATACCAAGGGGAGGGTAGTTAGAAAAGGCCTCCACAACCATGGGCTTCTGTGGGAGGAGCTTTACAATGGCAGCATCTCCAGACTTCACAGATTTGGGCTGGTCCTCAAGCTTCTTGCCAGAACGACGGTCGATCTTCTCAATGAGCTCACTGAACTTGCAAGCAATATGAGAAGTATGGCAATCCAGCACAGGGGCATAACCTGCGCTGATCTGGCCGGGGTGGTTCAGGATGATGACCTGTGGACACATTCTACATTACTATACCAATCCAAACATGGACCAAGACAAGCCATTCAAGCAAAGTTTTCTACACACACCTGGGCGTTGAAGCTTCCGGCTCCCTTAGGAGGATCGTTCTTGCTGTCGCCGGCCACGTATCCACGACGGATTTCTTTGACAGACACGTTCTTGATGTTGAAGCCGACGTTGTCACCAGGCATAGCTTCGGGCAGAGACTCGTGGTGCATCTCCACGGACTTCACCTCAGTGGTCAGACAAGGAGGAGCAAAGGTGACAACCATACCGGGTTTCAAGACCCCAGTCTCCACACGGCCGACAGGGACAGTTCCAATACCTgtcagaaacacaaaattaatgcAAAACATAAGGAAAAATGTTTGCTCAGACACCGAAGATGTTAGAAGGTATAAACCCCTGTCTTATAGCAATCATTCATTACAGGACAACTCACCGCCAATTTTGTAGACATCCTGCAGGGGCAGACGGAGGGGCTTGTCGGTGGGGCGGGATGGTGGGAGGATTGAATCAAGAGCTTCCAGCAGAGTCTTTCCACTAGCATTGCCCTCCTTGCGCTCAACATTCCATCCCTTGAACCAGGACAtctaaagaaaaatgtgaaaatcgaCATCAGTACCTGTCCTCTTATATCGCATTTACactttctacaaaaaaaaaaaaaaagattctcacATTAGTGCTGGGCTCAATCATGTTGTCTCCGTGCCACCCAGAAATGGGGACAAAGGCAACCGCGGCAGGGTTGTAGCCAATCTTCTTGATGTAGGTGCTGACTTCTTTGGTGATTTCATCAAAACGGGCCTGGCTGTAAGGGGGCTCAGTGGAGTCCATCTTGTTGACTCCAACAATGAGCTGCTTCACACCAAGGGTGAAGGCAAGCAGGGCGTGCTCACGGGTCTGTCCGTTCTTAGAGATACCAGCCTCAAACTCACCAACTCCAGCAGCAACGATCAGGACAGCGCAGTCAGCCTACAcagtgagaacacacactttaacacaACAAACATCAAGATCAGTGATCAGAGGAGAGCTTAAAGGTTTGCCCTTACCTGAGAGGTACCAGTGATCATGTTCTTGATGAAGTCTCTGTGTCCAGGGGCATCAATGATGGTCACGTAGTACTTGGAGGTCTCAAACTTCCACAGAGCGATGTCAATGGTGATACCACGCTCACGCTCTGCCTTCAGTTTGTCCAGAACCCAGGCGTACTTGAAGGAGCCCTTGCCCATCTGTGGAGGTCAGGcaagtaaaattaaaacaggaagtagaatgtAGCACAAAGTCACAGCTCTCCTACAAATTCCCTCtgaaaaaatattcataatgGAGATCAGATTGAGTAAAATTCAAGTTTAATACCACTGTtacttaaaacaaaacaaaaccccagaCTATGAGACAAATTATTTTCCTAAATGAACAACACTAAAACATTACGAAGTTTAACTGTCACATCTGCATGTGAGCATGTAGAATAAGATAATCCTTAATTTTTCCCACGGTGGGGAACTTTTCAGTAATTCCAACCAATCCATTAAAAGTTCGTTCTAATGTGTGGAATCTGATTGGTAACTTTTCCACATAAGTTTTCAGCTGTCATGTTGGGGCCTTCTCCCACTGCGGGGCCTTCTCCCACTGCGGGGCCTTCTCCCACTGCGGGGCCTTCTCCCACTGCGGGGCCTTCTCCCACTGCGGGGCCCTCTCCCACTGCGGGGCCTTCTCCCACTGCGGGGCCTTCTCCCACTGCGGGGCCCTCTCCCACTGCGGGGCCCTCTCCCACTGCGGGGCCCTCTCACTGGCTGTAATGCTCAGTCACCGAGCGCCGCTCGCGCCAAGCTCCACCCAATGCGCGTGCGCGCACACCCAGCCGAACACGCTCGCGCTGGGCAGCGGAGCGCTCGGCGGTCACGCTGACGCCGCCATCTTGGCTAACGGTTAcagaaaagataaaataaagccTCACCTCAGCGGCTTCCTTCTCGAACTTCTCGATGGTTCTCTTGTCGATTCCACCACATTTGTAGATCAGGTGACCGGTGGACGTGGACTTCCCGGAGTCGACGTGGCCAATGACCACGATGTTGATGTGGGTCTTTTCCTTTCCCATTGTAACGGTTGGTTTCTGTCAGACGACACACACCCGTTAGCTCACGGTGCTAGCACCACCGACAGTGTAGCCGCAAACCACAAACTGTACCGTTAAATCACGACATCCCTTATCCGGCTCACTCATTATAAAAATACCATTGTTAAGAACATTTCAATTTAAGTTTGGACGTCAAAATTCCCTTTAATCATGAGGACAACTGTCGGGCTGGCCCGCTAGCAGTGGTGACGAGCGGGCCGCACTCGGCCAAGGGCCACGCAGACACGTGTTACTCCTGGAGCCAAGTCGGATAAAGTTACCGTGGCTGGCGAATACCCGCTGCTCCCTTGTTCCCACCCGAACTCTGGACACTGGAGGGTATATTTAGTTCCacggaggggagaggagggatGCCGTCCGAGCATCATCTGCCCTCCGCCC of the Antennarius striatus isolate MH-2024 chromosome 14, ASM4005453v1, whole genome shotgun sequence genome contains:
- the LOC137607354 gene encoding elongation factor 1-alpha, yielding MGKEKIHINIVVIGHVDSGKSTTTGHLIYKCGGIDKRTIEKFEKEAAEMGKGSFKYAWVLDKLKAERERGITIDIALWKFETSKYYVTIIDAPGHRDFIKNMITGTSQADCAVLIVAAGVGEFEAGISKNGQTREHALLAYTLGVKQLIVGVNKMDSTEPPYSQKRFEEITKEVSAYIKKIGYNPATVAFVPISGWHGDNMLEASDKMSWFKGWKIERKEGAASGVTLLEALDSILPPSRPTDKPLRLPLQDVYKIGGIGTVPVGRVETGLLKPGMVVTFAPPNLTTEVKSVEMHHESLSEALPGDNVGFNIKNVSVKEIRRGNVAGDSKNDPPLASDNFTAQVIILNHPGQISQGYAPVLDCHTAHIACKFSELKEKIDRRSGKKLEDNPKALKSGDAAIITMVPGKPMCVESFSQYPPLGRFAVRDMRQTVAVGVIKSVEKKAPSGGKVTKSAQKADKKK
- the LOC137607355 gene encoding elongation factor 1-alpha, which encodes MGKEKTHINIVVIGHVDSGKSTSTGHLIYKCGGIDKRTIEKFEKEAAEMGKGSFKYAWVLDKLKAERERGITIDIALWKFETSKYYVTIIDAPGHRDFIKNMITGTSQADCAVLIVAAGVGEFEAGISKNGQTREHALLAFTLGVKQLIVGVNKMDSTEPPYSQARFDEITKEVSTYIKKIGYNPAAVAFVPISGWHGDNMIEPSTNMSWFKGWNVERKEGNASGKTLLEALDSILPPSRPTDKPLRLPLQDVYKIGGIGTVPVGRVETGVLKPGMVVTFAPPCLTTEVKSVEMHHESLPEAMPGDNVGFNIKNVSVKEIRRGYVAGDSKNDPPKGAGSFNAQVIILNHPGQISAGYAPVLDCHTSHIACKFSELIEKIDRRSGKKLEDQPKSVKSGDAAIVKLLPQKPMVVEAFSNYPPLGRFAVRDMRQTVAVGVIKAVEFKEVSGKMTKAAEKAQKKK